One region of Armigeres subalbatus isolate Guangzhou_Male chromosome 3, GZ_Asu_2, whole genome shotgun sequence genomic DNA includes:
- the LOC134220092 gene encoding ras GTPase-activating protein raskol isoform X6 gives MNCATLTPAITPDNYQQQQPHHMQLQRTLERERRTSRGLTACLRGEQEEVESKGDISDSSNSVFGNEDTSYEKACRRGSAPSTPILGQKSESTSRFTNFFSKRSFRSNPLKRTKSVTKLERSKRGQGGLRGSRSHESLLSNHAVMSTIDLSCIGAIGVVPVHASVLGRRHCFQVRGGPRGERYYSCGSRQERDLWIYSLRKSIAPNAENTRRTDNSLKMWVYEAKALPPKKKYFCEINLDKTLYGRTSVKLRTELLFWGEYFDFPDVPDINVITVNVYREGEKKKKRDKHALIGSVKIPIHEVTSRTFSEDWYPIISDKHDSISKNSSKEPIPTLRIKCRFQSIDILPFGVYQDFLEYLKENYKKVCEILEPVIGVKAKEDIGQALVLLMHAQGIAAAFLTDVVALDLLRVGDQRLTFRGNSLATKSMEAFLKLTGEQYLQDTLSAPISEIISSDRDCEVDPLKANGSLSRQQQALRNAVKTSWNSIADSSKNFPTQLRDCFSTFRERLQMLDREDMADNLISASIFLRFLCPAILSPSLFNITNELPSARATRNLTLVAKTLQTLANFTRFQGKENFMEFLNDFLENEAPRMKQFLHDISTRSENPMQESILDWAGHIDQGKQLSILHTLLAESIQKLPTSKQLDLHPLPSILESITAAKETNSFITTQQQNPQPQPHPNQENQSLSIAPLKGTERGIIRGVLTPTSLEKNIFRYNDPTVRPLLSQNQSSGSLQHSHSTSSINSATNLHVVSPAIQHHNISSTNNTNDNKYQYQIGSMRTYGAVSQYYNNSSNIGSLKTEKEKSPVLNCGLRASTLPRNNPVTVSNGNVTAESDEHNNATNLIQIGFDPSNAFNRKSPTPLLKSSTHINGSRSRNLNGSQLSLLSDIGKNPLSLGIPHSEMVTSSTPTPAPNQTNPSNMPMSLDDLEDLLNYADEQNVENQKGKEQLTSKGSNISIGQISNICSSGYQSITTQSQSSSPVELGQQQIEYVANKVPPPRKINNGKYGYVNQRFTHANTTNMTNLNNNNNTNNNNNNDHDDHYVPLYKNPLYHHGTNGNNGSALNAYNNNLIIGSNVGGGNSGLINGGGVYKSHLSTIGSGGNLHTSSSDERLSNNDNYRDLDSLNTGNGNGFDSFGGLHGRRLGSSRMPRTNPLMQYKREEPLDMQPIGSYPTAGSISRDHHHHGNSGAGNSRYQRRMSIDSGRTLSDSSTDTESGPKQQHHHPVSASLSGPVSSHLGLIGGSGGHSESKRRHHRTSTSKSVEQCEREIQRLQASVDELRQKLEESELKEVSEDREAISHHSDSKIRSIIGRLLAMEEELRREQYKMSLVLSHKQRVIEAQGQQIAALDAANNRLLTALSSLRNRYENQSNQSDTSSPAPNASASSC, from the exons ACACATCATACGAAAAGGCATGCCGAAGAGGCTCGGCACCGAGTACCCCGATTCTGGGTCAGAAGTCAGAATCAACCTCGCGGTTTACAAACTTTTTCTCCAAACG TTCCTTCCGATCGAACCCGCTGAAACGCACAAAATCCGTCACAAAGCTGGAACGATCGAAGCGAGGCCAAGGCGGCCTCCGGGGCTCCCGATCGCACGAGAGTCTCCTGTCCAACCACGCTGTAATGTCGACCATCGATCTGTCCTGCATCGGTGCGATCGGAGTAGTTCCAGTACACGCGTCAGTATTAGGTCGACGGCACTGTTTCCAGGTGCGAGGAGGACCGCGTGGAGAGCGGTACTACAGTTGCGGATCCCGGCAGGAACGGGATCTATGGATCTACAGTTTGCGGAAATCCATCGCACCGAACGCCGAGAACACCAGGCGGACGGACAACTCGCTTAAAATGTGGGTGTACGAAGCCAAAGCACTGCCCCCGAAGAAAAAGTATTTCTGCGAGATTAATCTCGACAAGACGCTGTACGGACGAACGTCGGTGAAACTTAGAACGGAACTGCTGTTCTGGGGTGAATATTTTGACTTTCCGGACGTACCGGATATCAATGTGATAACAGTGAACGTCTACCGGGAAGgcgagaagaagaagaaacgagACAAACACGCACTAATAGGATCGGTGAAGATTCCGATTCATGAGGTCACTTCGCGAACGTTCTCCGAAGATTGGTACCCAATAATTTCCGATAAGCATGATAGTATCAGCAAGAACTCTTCCAAAGAACCTATTCCCACACTGAGGATAAAGTGTCGCTTCCAAAGCATAGATATTCTTCCGTTCGGAGTGTATCAAGACTTCTTAGAATACCTTAAAGAGAACTACAAAAAGGTTTGCGAAATACTGGAACCGGTTATCGGAGTAAAAGCTAAAGAAGACATCGGTCAAGCGCTGGTACTGTTAATGCATGCCCAAGGAATAGCTGCCGCATTCCTCACAGATGTAGTTGCTCTCGATCTGCTTCGAGTCGGCGACCAACGGTTGACTTTCCGTGGCAACTCCCTTGCAACTAAAAGCATGGAGGCATTTCTCAAACTCACTGGCGAACAGTACCTGCAGGATACGTTGTCTGCTCCAATATCTGAGATCATTTCCTCAGATCGAGACTGCGAGGTGGATCCATTGAAGGCAAATGGATCGCTCTCGCGACAGCAGCAAGCCCTTCGAAATGCTGTAAAGACATCTTGGAACAGTATTGCTGATAGCAGCAAAAATTTCCCAACGCAGCTGCGCGACTGCTTCTCCACATTCCGCGAAAGATTGCAGATGCTCGACCGTGAGGACATGGCCGACAACCTCATCAGTGCCTCCATCTTCTTGCGCTTCTTGTGTCCAGCGATCCTTTCGCCTAGTCTGTTCAACATCACAAACGAGCTTCCCTCGGCCAGAGCTACGCGCAACCTCACGTTGGTTGCCAAAACGTTACAAACGTTGGCCAACTTCACTCGCTTCCAAGGCAAGGAAAACTTCATGGAATTCCTTAACGACTTCCTCGAAAACGAGGCACCTCGAATGAAGCAATTCCTGCATGACATTTCAACGCGATCGGAAAACCCTATGCAGGAAAGTATCCTTGACTGGGCAGGGCATATTGATCAAGGGAAGCAGCTTTCCATACTGCATACGTTGCTAGCTGAAAGTATCCAGAAACTGCCCACATCTAAGCAACTTGACCTCCATCcacttccaagcatcttggaaTCCATCACAGCCGCCAAGGAGACCAACAGTTTCATTACTACTCAGCAACAGAATCCTCAGCCTCAGCCTCACCCCAACCAGGAAAACCAAAGCCTATCGATCGCCCCTCTGAAGGGCACAGAACGTGGAATCATAAGAGGCGTCCTTACGCCGACTTCCCTGGAAAAGAATATCTTCCGCTACAATGATCCAACCGTACGCCCCCTTCTAAGTCAGAACCAGAGCTCAGGCTCGCTCCAACACTCGCACTCCACTTCCAGTATTAACTCAGCCACCAACCTGCACGTGGTGAGCCCAGCCATCCAACATCACAACATTTCCAGTACAAACAACACCAACGATAACAAATACCAATACCAAATCGGCAGCATGCGAACCTACGGAGCGGTTTCACAGTACTACAACAACTCGAGCAACATCGGAAGTCTCAAGACCGAAAAGGAAAAGAGTCCAGTTTTGAACTGCGGACTTCGAGCCAGCACGCTACCCAGAAACAATCCCGTTACCGTGAGCAACGGCAATGTCACCGCGGAATCTGACGAGCACAACAATGCAACCAATCTGATTCAAATCGGCTTCGATCCCAGCAATGCCTTCAACCGCAAGAGCCCGACTCCGCTATTGAAATCGTCGACACACATTAATGGAAGTCGGAGTCGCAATCTGAATGGATCACAGCTAAGCCTCCTCTCGGACATCGGCAAAAACCCGCTCAGCCTGGGGATCCCGCACAGCGAGATGGTTACCAGTTCAACCCCGACACCTGcgccaaaccaaaccaatccctcCAACATGCCGATGAGCTTGGACGATTTGGAGGACTTGCTGAACTATGCCGACGAGCAAAACGTTGAAAACCAAAAGGGCAAGGAACAGCTCACGAGCAAAGGCAGCAACATTTCGATAGGGCAGATCTCCAATATCTGCAGTTCAGGATACCAAAGTATAACGACCCAGTCGCAAAGCTCGAGCCCGGTGGAACTCGGTCAGCAACAGATCGAGTATGTGGCCAACAAAGTCCCCCCACCGCGCAAGATCAACAACGGCAAGTATGGTTACGTCAATCAGCGATTTACCCACGCCAACACCACCAATATGAccaatttaaataataataataataccaataacaacaacaacaatgatCACGATGATCACTATGTACCGCTGTACAAAAATCCCCTTTATCACCACGGCACGAACGGAAACAATGGCAGTGCTCTGAACGCGTACAACAATAATCTGATCATTGGAAGTAACGTTGGCGGCGGAAACAGCGGATTGATCAACGGTGGTGGCGTCTACAAAAGCCATCTCAGCACAATCGGAAGCGGCGGGAATCTACACACGTCGAGCAGCGATGAGCGGCTGAGCAATAACGACAACTATCGCGATTTGGATTCGCTGAATACCGGAAATGGAAATGGGTTTGATTCTTTCGGTGGCTTACACGGAAGGAGGCTGGGCAGCAGCCGAATGCCGCGAACGAACCCCTTGATGCAA TATAAACGCGAAGAACCGCTGGATATGCAACCGATAGGAAGTTACCCCACCGCGGGTAGTATCTCTCGGGACCACCACCATCACGGCAACTCCGGCGCCGGTAACAGTCGCTACCAGCGCCGAATGAGCATCGACTCGGGCCGGACACTGTCGGACAGCTCCACCGATACCGAAAGTGGACCCAAACAACAGCACCACCATCCGGTGTCGGCGAGTTTGAGCGGCCCAGTGAGCAGCCATCTGGGTCTGATCGGTGGCAGTGGTGGTCACAGCGAAAGCAAACGGAGACATCATCGCACCAGCACCAGCAAATCGGTGGAACAATGCGAACGAGAAATCCAACGACTTCAGGCTTCGGTGGACGAGCTGCGCCAGAAGCTGGAAGAATCCGAACTGAAGGAGGTCAGCGAGGACCGGGAGGCGATTTCGCACCACAGCGATTCCAAGATTCGCAGCATTATTGGACG ACTTTTGGCCATGGAGGAGGAACTCCGACGGGAGCAGTACAAGATGTCGCTGGTCCTGTCCCACAAGCAGCGGGTCATCGAAGCCCAAGGTCAGCAAATTGCCGCCCTCGATGCGGCCAACAACCGCCTGCTGACTGCGCTGTCCAGCCTGCGAAATCGCTACGAAAATCAATCCAACCAAAGTGACACAAGTTCGCCGGCTCCGAATGCGAGCGCTTCGTCCTGCTAG
- the LOC134220092 gene encoding ras GTPase-activating protein raskol isoform X3 yields MMRRRAPNRYSCINFPSRVEGWLDFYETEGQSTRSANVPWGPLYCVLQQDEQTLTTYCSEELSLTDVLFAELPRVRLDQPPKHQMKTIWESAHPTLQEEPEEDAGEHHIQHNTSLRSALDTSYEKACRRGSAPSTPILGQKSESTSRFTNFFSKRSFRSNPLKRTKSVTKLERSKRGQGGLRGSRSHESLLSNHAVMSTIDLSCIGAIGVVPVHASVLGRRHCFQVRGGPRGERYYSCGSRQERDLWIYSLRKSIAPNAENTRRTDNSLKMWVYEAKALPPKKKYFCEINLDKTLYGRTSVKLRTELLFWGEYFDFPDVPDINVITVNVYREGEKKKKRDKHALIGSVKIPIHEVTSRTFSEDWYPIISDKHDSISKNSSKEPIPTLRIKCRFQSIDILPFGVYQDFLEYLKENYKKVCEILEPVIGVKAKEDIGQALVLLMHAQGIAAAFLTDVVALDLLRVGDQRLTFRGNSLATKSMEAFLKLTGEQYLQDTLSAPISEIISSDRDCEVDPLKANGSLSRQQQALRNAVKTSWNSIADSSKNFPTQLRDCFSTFRERLQMLDREDMADNLISASIFLRFLCPAILSPSLFNITNELPSARATRNLTLVAKTLQTLANFTRFQGKENFMEFLNDFLENEAPRMKQFLHDISTRSENPMQESILDWAGHIDQGKQLSILHTLLAESIQKLPTSKQLDLHPLPSILESITAAKETNSFITTQQQNPQPQPHPNQENQSLSIAPLKGTERGIIRGVLTPTSLEKNIFRYNDPTVRPLLSQNQSSGSLQHSHSTSSINSATNLHVVSPAIQHHNISSTNNTNDNKYQYQIGSMRTYGAVSQYYNNSSNIGSLKTEKEKSPVLNCGLRASTLPRNNPVTVSNGNVTAESDEHNNATNLIQIGFDPSNAFNRKSPTPLLKSSTHINGSRSRNLNGSQLSLLSDIGKNPLSLGIPHSEMVTSSTPTPAPNQTNPSNMPMSLDDLEDLLNYADEQNVENQKGKEQLTSKGSNISIGQISNICSSGYQSITTQSQSSSPVELGQQQIEYVANKVPPPRKINNGKYGYVNQRFTHANTTNMTNLNNNNNTNNNNNNDHDDHYVPLYKNPLYHHGTNGNNGSALNAYNNNLIIGSNVGGGNSGLINGGGVYKSHLSTIGSGGNLHTSSSDERLSNNDNYRDLDSLNTGNGNGFDSFGGLHGRRLGSSRMPRTNPLMQYKREEPLDMQPIGSYPTAGSISRDHHHHGNSGAGNSRYQRRMSIDSGRTLSDSSTDTESGPKQQHHHPVSASLSGPVSSHLGLIGGSGGHSESKRRHHRTSTSKSVEQCEREIQRLQASVDELRQKLEESELKEVSEDREAISHHSDSKIRSIIGRLLAMEEELRREQYKMSLVLSHKQRVIEAQGQQIAALDAANNRLLTALSSLRNRYENQSNQSDTSSPAPNASASSC; encoded by the exons ACACATCATACGAAAAGGCATGCCGAAGAGGCTCGGCACCGAGTACCCCGATTCTGGGTCAGAAGTCAGAATCAACCTCGCGGTTTACAAACTTTTTCTCCAAACG TTCCTTCCGATCGAACCCGCTGAAACGCACAAAATCCGTCACAAAGCTGGAACGATCGAAGCGAGGCCAAGGCGGCCTCCGGGGCTCCCGATCGCACGAGAGTCTCCTGTCCAACCACGCTGTAATGTCGACCATCGATCTGTCCTGCATCGGTGCGATCGGAGTAGTTCCAGTACACGCGTCAGTATTAGGTCGACGGCACTGTTTCCAGGTGCGAGGAGGACCGCGTGGAGAGCGGTACTACAGTTGCGGATCCCGGCAGGAACGGGATCTATGGATCTACAGTTTGCGGAAATCCATCGCACCGAACGCCGAGAACACCAGGCGGACGGACAACTCGCTTAAAATGTGGGTGTACGAAGCCAAAGCACTGCCCCCGAAGAAAAAGTATTTCTGCGAGATTAATCTCGACAAGACGCTGTACGGACGAACGTCGGTGAAACTTAGAACGGAACTGCTGTTCTGGGGTGAATATTTTGACTTTCCGGACGTACCGGATATCAATGTGATAACAGTGAACGTCTACCGGGAAGgcgagaagaagaagaaacgagACAAACACGCACTAATAGGATCGGTGAAGATTCCGATTCATGAGGTCACTTCGCGAACGTTCTCCGAAGATTGGTACCCAATAATTTCCGATAAGCATGATAGTATCAGCAAGAACTCTTCCAAAGAACCTATTCCCACACTGAGGATAAAGTGTCGCTTCCAAAGCATAGATATTCTTCCGTTCGGAGTGTATCAAGACTTCTTAGAATACCTTAAAGAGAACTACAAAAAGGTTTGCGAAATACTGGAACCGGTTATCGGAGTAAAAGCTAAAGAAGACATCGGTCAAGCGCTGGTACTGTTAATGCATGCCCAAGGAATAGCTGCCGCATTCCTCACAGATGTAGTTGCTCTCGATCTGCTTCGAGTCGGCGACCAACGGTTGACTTTCCGTGGCAACTCCCTTGCAACTAAAAGCATGGAGGCATTTCTCAAACTCACTGGCGAACAGTACCTGCAGGATACGTTGTCTGCTCCAATATCTGAGATCATTTCCTCAGATCGAGACTGCGAGGTGGATCCATTGAAGGCAAATGGATCGCTCTCGCGACAGCAGCAAGCCCTTCGAAATGCTGTAAAGACATCTTGGAACAGTATTGCTGATAGCAGCAAAAATTTCCCAACGCAGCTGCGCGACTGCTTCTCCACATTCCGCGAAAGATTGCAGATGCTCGACCGTGAGGACATGGCCGACAACCTCATCAGTGCCTCCATCTTCTTGCGCTTCTTGTGTCCAGCGATCCTTTCGCCTAGTCTGTTCAACATCACAAACGAGCTTCCCTCGGCCAGAGCTACGCGCAACCTCACGTTGGTTGCCAAAACGTTACAAACGTTGGCCAACTTCACTCGCTTCCAAGGCAAGGAAAACTTCATGGAATTCCTTAACGACTTCCTCGAAAACGAGGCACCTCGAATGAAGCAATTCCTGCATGACATTTCAACGCGATCGGAAAACCCTATGCAGGAAAGTATCCTTGACTGGGCAGGGCATATTGATCAAGGGAAGCAGCTTTCCATACTGCATACGTTGCTAGCTGAAAGTATCCAGAAACTGCCCACATCTAAGCAACTTGACCTCCATCcacttccaagcatcttggaaTCCATCACAGCCGCCAAGGAGACCAACAGTTTCATTACTACTCAGCAACAGAATCCTCAGCCTCAGCCTCACCCCAACCAGGAAAACCAAAGCCTATCGATCGCCCCTCTGAAGGGCACAGAACGTGGAATCATAAGAGGCGTCCTTACGCCGACTTCCCTGGAAAAGAATATCTTCCGCTACAATGATCCAACCGTACGCCCCCTTCTAAGTCAGAACCAGAGCTCAGGCTCGCTCCAACACTCGCACTCCACTTCCAGTATTAACTCAGCCACCAACCTGCACGTGGTGAGCCCAGCCATCCAACATCACAACATTTCCAGTACAAACAACACCAACGATAACAAATACCAATACCAAATCGGCAGCATGCGAACCTACGGAGCGGTTTCACAGTACTACAACAACTCGAGCAACATCGGAAGTCTCAAGACCGAAAAGGAAAAGAGTCCAGTTTTGAACTGCGGACTTCGAGCCAGCACGCTACCCAGAAACAATCCCGTTACCGTGAGCAACGGCAATGTCACCGCGGAATCTGACGAGCACAACAATGCAACCAATCTGATTCAAATCGGCTTCGATCCCAGCAATGCCTTCAACCGCAAGAGCCCGACTCCGCTATTGAAATCGTCGACACACATTAATGGAAGTCGGAGTCGCAATCTGAATGGATCACAGCTAAGCCTCCTCTCGGACATCGGCAAAAACCCGCTCAGCCTGGGGATCCCGCACAGCGAGATGGTTACCAGTTCAACCCCGACACCTGcgccaaaccaaaccaatccctcCAACATGCCGATGAGCTTGGACGATTTGGAGGACTTGCTGAACTATGCCGACGAGCAAAACGTTGAAAACCAAAAGGGCAAGGAACAGCTCACGAGCAAAGGCAGCAACATTTCGATAGGGCAGATCTCCAATATCTGCAGTTCAGGATACCAAAGTATAACGACCCAGTCGCAAAGCTCGAGCCCGGTGGAACTCGGTCAGCAACAGATCGAGTATGTGGCCAACAAAGTCCCCCCACCGCGCAAGATCAACAACGGCAAGTATGGTTACGTCAATCAGCGATTTACCCACGCCAACACCACCAATATGAccaatttaaataataataataataccaataacaacaacaacaatgatCACGATGATCACTATGTACCGCTGTACAAAAATCCCCTTTATCACCACGGCACGAACGGAAACAATGGCAGTGCTCTGAACGCGTACAACAATAATCTGATCATTGGAAGTAACGTTGGCGGCGGAAACAGCGGATTGATCAACGGTGGTGGCGTCTACAAAAGCCATCTCAGCACAATCGGAAGCGGCGGGAATCTACACACGTCGAGCAGCGATGAGCGGCTGAGCAATAACGACAACTATCGCGATTTGGATTCGCTGAATACCGGAAATGGAAATGGGTTTGATTCTTTCGGTGGCTTACACGGAAGGAGGCTGGGCAGCAGCCGAATGCCGCGAACGAACCCCTTGATGCAA TATAAACGCGAAGAACCGCTGGATATGCAACCGATAGGAAGTTACCCCACCGCGGGTAGTATCTCTCGGGACCACCACCATCACGGCAACTCCGGCGCCGGTAACAGTCGCTACCAGCGCCGAATGAGCATCGACTCGGGCCGGACACTGTCGGACAGCTCCACCGATACCGAAAGTGGACCCAAACAACAGCACCACCATCCGGTGTCGGCGAGTTTGAGCGGCCCAGTGAGCAGCCATCTGGGTCTGATCGGTGGCAGTGGTGGTCACAGCGAAAGCAAACGGAGACATCATCGCACCAGCACCAGCAAATCGGTGGAACAATGCGAACGAGAAATCCAACGACTTCAGGCTTCGGTGGACGAGCTGCGCCAGAAGCTGGAAGAATCCGAACTGAAGGAGGTCAGCGAGGACCGGGAGGCGATTTCGCACCACAGCGATTCCAAGATTCGCAGCATTATTGGACG ACTTTTGGCCATGGAGGAGGAACTCCGACGGGAGCAGTACAAGATGTCGCTGGTCCTGTCCCACAAGCAGCGGGTCATCGAAGCCCAAGGTCAGCAAATTGCCGCCCTCGATGCGGCCAACAACCGCCTGCTGACTGCGCTGTCCAGCCTGCGAAATCGCTACGAAAATCAATCCAACCAAAGTGACACAAGTTCGCCGGCTCCGAATGCGAGCGCTTCGTCCTGCTAG